One Natrinema marinum genomic window carries:
- a CDS encoding GMP synthase subunit A — translation MTKIVVVDNHGQFTHLERRALRDLGVETELIDNDTPPEEVDADGVVLSGGPDMDRIGRSADYLEAGVPVLGICLGMQLIAEELGGRVGSGEYGGYADVTVDIVDAEDPLTGSLHPETRVWASHADEVTELPDGFELTAKSDVCDVEAMSDTDRDLYGVQWHPEVAHTEEGDEIFENFLTICESA, via the coding sequence ATGACGAAGATCGTCGTGGTGGACAACCACGGACAGTTCACCCACCTCGAGCGCCGGGCACTTCGCGACCTCGGTGTCGAGACGGAACTGATCGACAACGACACGCCACCCGAGGAGGTCGACGCCGACGGCGTCGTCCTCTCGGGCGGTCCGGACATGGACCGCATCGGCCGTTCCGCCGACTACCTCGAGGCCGGCGTCCCGGTGCTGGGCATCTGTCTGGGAATGCAACTGATCGCCGAGGAACTCGGCGGCCGCGTCGGCAGCGGCGAGTACGGCGGCTACGCCGACGTGACCGTCGACATCGTCGACGCCGAGGACCCGCTGACCGGCTCGCTGCACCCTGAGACACGGGTCTGGGCGAGCCACGCCGACGAGGTCACGGAACTGCCCGACGGGTTCGAACTGACCGCAAAAAGCGATGTCTGCGACGTGGAGGCGATGAGCGACACCGATCGCGACCTCTACGGCGTCCAGTGGCACCCGGAAGTCGCCCACACCGAAGAAGGCGACGAGATCTTCGAGAACTTCCTGACGATCTGCGAGTCGGCGTAA
- the pan1 gene encoding proteasome-activating nucleotidase Pan1: protein MSDTVDDVDLPYDEDEASQQEKIQSLEERLEILEAQNEEMRDKLLDANAENNKYQQKLERLTHENKKLKQSPLFVATVQEITDEGVIIKQHGNNQEALTEVTDEMRDDLEPDARVAVNNSLSIVKPLSNETDVRARVMEVTESPEVSYEDIGGLEEQMQEVRETVEMPLEKPEMFDDVGIDPPSGVLLYGPPGTGKTMLAKAVANQTDATFIKMAGSELVHKFIGEGAKLVRDLFKVAREHEPAVIFIDEIDAIAAKRTESKTSGDAEVQRTMMQLLSEMDGFEERGEIRIIAATNRFDMLDRAILRPGRFDRLIEVPKPNQEGREIIFEIHTRGMNVADDVDFAELATEAEEASGADIKAVCTEAGMFAIRDDRTEIRMEDFRSAWDKVQAESDETEEVSKTFA, encoded by the coding sequence ATGAGCGACACTGTGGACGACGTCGACCTCCCATACGACGAGGACGAGGCGTCCCAACAGGAGAAAATCCAGTCGCTCGAGGAACGGCTGGAGATACTCGAGGCGCAAAACGAGGAGATGCGGGACAAGCTCCTCGACGCCAACGCCGAGAACAACAAGTACCAGCAGAAACTCGAGCGACTCACGCACGAGAACAAGAAACTCAAGCAGTCCCCGCTGTTCGTCGCCACAGTCCAGGAGATCACGGACGAGGGCGTCATCATCAAACAGCACGGGAACAACCAGGAGGCCCTGACCGAGGTCACAGACGAGATGCGCGACGATCTCGAGCCCGACGCGCGGGTCGCGGTCAACAACTCGCTGTCTATCGTCAAGCCCCTCTCGAACGAGACCGACGTGCGCGCTCGCGTGATGGAAGTTACCGAGAGCCCCGAGGTGAGCTACGAGGACATCGGTGGCCTCGAAGAGCAGATGCAGGAGGTCCGCGAGACCGTCGAGATGCCCCTCGAGAAGCCCGAGATGTTCGACGACGTGGGTATCGACCCGCCGAGCGGCGTCCTGCTCTATGGGCCGCCGGGGACGGGCAAGACGATGCTCGCCAAGGCCGTGGCCAACCAGACCGACGCCACCTTCATCAAGATGGCCGGCTCGGAACTGGTCCACAAATTCATCGGCGAGGGGGCGAAGCTCGTCCGCGACCTGTTCAAGGTCGCCCGCGAGCACGAGCCCGCCGTCATCTTCATCGACGAGATCGACGCCATCGCCGCCAAGCGAACGGAGTCGAAGACCTCCGGCGACGCCGAGGTCCAGCGGACGATGATGCAACTGCTCTCCGAGATGGACGGCTTCGAGGAGCGCGGCGAGATCCGCATCATCGCCGCCACGAATCGCTTCGACATGCTTGACCGCGCCATCCTCCGTCCCGGCCGCTTCGACCGCCTCATCGAGGTTCCCAAGCCCAATCAGGAGGGCCGCGAGATCATCTTCGAGATCCACACCCGTGGCATGAACGTCGCCGACGATGTCGACTTCGCCGAACTGGCCACCGAGGCCGAGGAGGCGTCCGGCGCCGACATCAAAGCGGTCTGCACCGAAGCCGGGATGTTCGCCATCCGTGACGACCGCACCGAGATCCGGATGGAGGACTTCCGCAGCGCCTGGGACAAGGTCCAGGCCGAATCCGACGAGACCGAAGAGGTCTCGAAGACCTTCGCCTGA
- the rad50 gene encoding DNA double-strand break repair ATPase Rad50 yields MRVDRVRLLNFKCYGDADLSLERGVTVVHGVNGSGKSTLLEAVFFALYGSKALDDRTLDDVITTGEEEAEVELWFTHDNREYRAERRLKLRGDRATTTKCVLETPDGAIEGARDVRREVTELLRMDAEAFVNCAYVRQGEVNKLIHASPSDRQDMIDDLLQLGALEEYRERGSEARLGVKTVLDGQREVLENVRKQVEQKADKDLHERLNGLESRRAEVGEEIDRYETQRDQAEETLETAEDVLERHEETREEIAELEGEIDDLRSKISETEREREDASEEIRDLRERREELADERAELLAETNLEGTSPDEETVADRIADLEARDEELRDDLEDVRVTITEGNNEAERLREEADDLEVQAEAARDDADDLDERIEADEEAIAEREAKLEDFDEQIENARAAFDDALVAFGEADSHLEELEAEREDIVADLNDVTADIRAAENAIEEGERLLEEGKCPECGQPVADSPHVDVLDDRREELADLEARREELEAERDGLDERIERAEGLREAERRVDRLEENRDNLKQLLAEKREAIDDRRDQRGQLRADAEEYESEASEKRSAAAEREDEVADARAELGEINTERGEIKESLEGLRRVSEITDERDSLESEIETLRERRRDWETMNDERRETLSAKRERKRELESKFDEERVETARADKENAESYIGQVDAKLEELEERRNEIQNAIGAVENELDELERLRERLETVEQRCERLESLYDEAETLQTTYGELRAELRQRNVETLERLLNETFDLVYQNDSYAAIDLDGDYRLTVYQKDGEALEPEQLSGGERALFNLSLRCAIYRLLAEGVEGTAPMPPLILDEPTVFLDSGHVTQLVSLVESMRDLGVEQIVVVSHDEELVGAADSLVRVEKDATSNRSRLERGQPPETALLTSD; encoded by the coding sequence GTGAGGGTCGACCGCGTTCGCCTGCTGAACTTCAAGTGCTACGGCGACGCCGACCTCTCGCTCGAGCGCGGCGTCACCGTCGTCCACGGCGTCAACGGCAGCGGGAAGTCGACGCTGCTCGAGGCGGTCTTCTTCGCGCTCTATGGCTCGAAAGCGCTGGACGATCGCACCCTAGACGACGTGATCACGACCGGCGAGGAGGAAGCCGAGGTCGAACTCTGGTTCACCCACGACAATCGTGAGTACCGCGCCGAGCGCCGACTGAAGCTGCGCGGCGACCGCGCGACCACGACGAAGTGCGTCCTCGAGACGCCCGACGGGGCGATCGAGGGGGCTCGCGACGTGCGCCGCGAGGTAACCGAACTCCTGCGGATGGATGCCGAGGCGTTCGTCAACTGCGCGTACGTCCGCCAGGGCGAGGTCAACAAGCTCATCCACGCCTCGCCGAGCGACCGACAGGACATGATCGACGACCTCCTCCAGCTCGGGGCCCTCGAGGAGTACCGCGAGCGCGGCAGTGAGGCCCGGCTGGGCGTCAAGACCGTCCTCGACGGGCAACGCGAGGTTCTCGAGAACGTTCGCAAACAGGTCGAGCAGAAAGCGGACAAAGACCTCCACGAGCGGCTCAACGGCCTCGAGTCGCGCCGGGCCGAGGTCGGCGAGGAGATCGACCGTTACGAGACCCAACGGGATCAGGCCGAGGAGACGCTCGAGACCGCCGAAGACGTCCTCGAGCGCCACGAAGAGACCCGCGAGGAAATCGCAGAACTCGAGGGGGAGATCGACGACCTCCGCTCGAAGATCTCCGAGACCGAACGCGAGCGCGAGGACGCGTCCGAGGAGATCCGCGATCTGCGAGAACGGCGCGAGGAACTCGCCGACGAACGCGCCGAGTTGCTCGCCGAGACTAATCTCGAGGGGACCAGCCCGGACGAAGAGACGGTCGCGGATCGCATCGCGGACCTCGAGGCCCGCGACGAGGAACTCCGCGACGACCTCGAGGACGTTCGGGTGACGATCACCGAGGGGAACAACGAGGCAGAGCGGCTCCGTGAGGAGGCCGACGACCTCGAAGTTCAAGCCGAGGCGGCTCGCGACGATGCGGACGATCTCGACGAGCGGATCGAGGCCGACGAGGAGGCCATCGCGGAGCGCGAGGCGAAACTGGAAGACTTCGACGAGCAGATCGAAAACGCGCGTGCGGCGTTCGACGACGCGCTGGTCGCCTTCGGCGAGGCGGACTCCCATCTCGAGGAACTCGAGGCCGAACGCGAGGATATCGTCGCGGACCTCAACGACGTGACGGCCGACATCCGGGCCGCGGAGAACGCCATCGAGGAGGGCGAACGGTTACTAGAGGAGGGGAAGTGCCCCGAGTGTGGCCAGCCGGTCGCGGACTCGCCCCACGTCGACGTACTGGACGACCGCCGCGAGGAACTGGCCGACCTCGAGGCGCGCCGCGAGGAACTCGAAGCCGAACGCGACGGACTCGACGAGCGGATCGAACGCGCCGAAGGGCTGCGAGAGGCAGAGCGGCGGGTCGACCGGCTCGAGGAGAACCGCGACAACCTGAAGCAGCTACTCGCGGAGAAACGCGAGGCCATCGACGACCGGCGCGACCAGCGCGGGCAGCTTCGGGCCGACGCCGAGGAGTACGAGTCAGAGGCGTCGGAGAAGCGATCCGCGGCCGCGGAACGCGAAGACGAGGTGGCCGACGCGCGAGCCGAACTGGGCGAGATCAACACCGAACGCGGGGAGATCAAGGAATCTCTGGAGGGGCTTCGTCGCGTCTCGGAGATCACCGACGAGCGCGACAGCCTCGAGAGCGAGATCGAGACCCTCCGCGAGCGCCGCCGAGACTGGGAGACGATGAACGACGAGCGCCGCGAGACGCTTTCGGCAAAGCGCGAGCGCAAGCGAGAGCTCGAGTCCAAGTTCGACGAAGAGCGAGTCGAGACCGCCCGTGCGGACAAGGAAAACGCCGAAAGCTACATCGGACAGGTCGACGCGAAGCTCGAGGAACTCGAGGAACGGCGCAACGAGATTCAAAACGCCATCGGAGCCGTCGAGAACGAACTCGACGAACTCGAGCGGCTCCGCGAGCGCCTCGAAACGGTCGAACAGCGCTGCGAGCGCCTCGAGTCGCTGTACGACGAGGCCGAGACGTTACAGACGACCTACGGCGAACTGCGGGCGGAACTGCGCCAGCGAAACGTCGAGACCCTCGAGCGGCTCCTGAACGAGACGTTCGATCTGGTCTATCAGAACGACTCCTACGCGGCGATCGATCTCGACGGGGACTACCGGCTGACGGTCTATCAGAAAGACGGCGAGGCTCTAGAGCCCGAACAGCTCTCGGGCGGCGAGCGGGCGCTGTTCAACCTCAGCCTGCGGTGTGCGATCTACCGGCTGCTCGCCGAAGGCGTCGAGGGGACCGCGCCGATGCCGCCGCTCATCCTCGACGAGCCGACCGTCTTCCTCGATTCGGGCCACGTCACGCAACTCGTCTCGCTGGTCGAGTCGATGCGGGATCTCGGCGTCGAACAGATCGTCGTCGTCAGCCACGACGAGGAACTCGTCGGCGCGGCGGACTCGCTCGTCCGCGTCGAGAAAGACGCCACCTCGAACCGCTCGCGCCTCGAGCGGGGCCAGCCGCCGGAGACGGCACTGCTCACGTCCGATTGA
- a CDS encoding MarR family transcriptional regulator → MSASEPLRQETSERGTWDDVRELPPSAKLVAKVLEYNDTMTQQQIADETLLPSRTVRYALNRLDEQNVIDSRFSFSDARKRLYSLEIES, encoded by the coding sequence ATGAGCGCTTCAGAGCCGCTTCGACAGGAGACCAGCGAGCGGGGAACGTGGGACGACGTGCGCGAGTTGCCGCCCAGTGCGAAACTCGTCGCGAAGGTCCTCGAGTACAACGACACGATGACCCAACAACAGATCGCCGACGAGACGCTGCTGCCCTCCCGAACGGTCCGGTACGCACTGAACCGCCTCGACGAGCAGAACGTCATCGACTCTCGCTTCTCGTTCTCCGACGCGCGAAAGCGCCTCTACAGCCTCGAGATCGAGTCCTGA
- the mre11 gene encoding DNA double-strand break repair protein Mre11 → MTRVIHTGDTHIGYQQYNSPERRRDFLEAFRNVVDDAVEDDVDAVVHAGDLFHDRRPSLVDLQGTVDVLRTLSDADIPFLAVVGNHESKRDAQWLDLFADLGLATRLGAEPVVVGDAAFYGLDFVPRSRREDLEYEFESVPDDADHATLVSHGLFEPFAHADWDTETVLEESTVDFDAVLLGDNHAPDTAEVRETWVTYCGSTERASASEREERGYNLVEYDESVAISRRGLTDTREFVFVDVELEDGEGVDRVQERVRQHDLEDAVVIVTVEGDGRPVTPAAIEELAIDRGALVARVNDRRELPDEDEEVSVSFADPDDAVRKRVRELGLSDAALGIDETVRNDDVADSNVRESVERRVRELLEDDESAFEPAPEREPGDADVTTVADQLAEPSESAGSDGEGETAAEAEPEDDGTDTGDADGGADTASLGDFA, encoded by the coding sequence ATGACGCGGGTTATCCATACGGGCGATACCCACATCGGGTACCAGCAGTACAACTCGCCCGAGCGACGACGGGACTTCCTCGAGGCGTTCCGGAACGTCGTCGACGACGCGGTCGAAGACGACGTGGACGCCGTGGTCCACGCCGGCGACCTCTTTCACGACCGCCGACCGAGTCTGGTCGATCTGCAGGGAACCGTCGACGTACTTCGAACCCTCTCGGACGCCGACATCCCCTTTCTCGCCGTCGTCGGCAATCACGAATCCAAACGCGACGCCCAGTGGCTCGACCTCTTCGCGGACCTCGGCCTCGCAACCCGGCTCGGCGCCGAACCGGTCGTCGTCGGCGACGCCGCTTTCTACGGGCTGGACTTCGTCCCCCGATCGCGTCGCGAGGACCTCGAGTACGAGTTCGAGTCCGTCCCCGACGACGCAGATCACGCCACGCTCGTGAGCCACGGCCTCTTCGAACCCTTTGCCCACGCCGACTGGGATACCGAGACCGTCCTCGAGGAATCGACGGTCGATTTCGACGCCGTCCTGCTGGGGGACAACCACGCGCCCGATACCGCCGAAGTCCGCGAGACGTGGGTCACCTACTGCGGCTCGACCGAGCGCGCGAGCGCCAGCGAGCGCGAGGAGCGGGGCTACAACCTCGTCGAGTACGACGAGTCGGTCGCGATCAGCCGACGGGGACTCACCGACACCCGCGAGTTCGTCTTCGTCGACGTCGAACTCGAGGACGGCGAGGGAGTCGACCGGGTACAGGAACGCGTCCGCCAGCACGACCTCGAGGACGCGGTCGTCATCGTCACCGTCGAAGGCGACGGTCGGCCGGTCACGCCGGCCGCGATCGAGGAACTCGCGATCGATCGCGGCGCGCTGGTCGCCCGCGTGAACGACCGCAGGGAACTCCCCGACGAGGACGAGGAGGTGTCGGTGAGCTTCGCCGATCCGGACGACGCCGTCCGGAAGCGAGTGCGTGAACTCGGGCTCAGCGACGCCGCCCTCGGCATCGACGAGACCGTCCGGAACGACGACGTGGCCGATTCGAACGTCCGCGAGTCCGTCGAACGCCGGGTCCGGGAACTGCTCGAGGACGACGAGTCGGCGTTCGAACCCGCCCCGGAGCGCGAACCGGGCGACGCGGACGTGACGACGGTCGCCGATCAGCTCGCGGAGCCGAGCGAGTCCGCGGGTAGTGACGGTGAGGGCGAGACGGCCGCCGAGGCCGAACCAGAGGACGACGGGACCGACACCGGAGACGCAGACGGCGGGGCCGACACCGCATCGCTGGGTGATTTCGCGTGA